A single window of Gossypium hirsutum isolate 1008001.06 chromosome A10, Gossypium_hirsutum_v2.1, whole genome shotgun sequence DNA harbors:
- the LOC107897429 gene encoding exportin-T — MDDVEKAILISFDESGAIDSELKLQAVNFCQKIKETPSICSLCIEKLCFCKLVQVQFWCLQALQEVIRVKYGSMSLEEKNFIRKSIFSMACLEGINDKMCVVLDSPAFIKNKLSQVLVTLIYFEYPLIWSSVFVDFLPRLSKGAVVIDMFSRLLNALDDELVSMDYPRTAEEVAVAGRVKDAMRNQCVPQIVRAWYDIVSMYRNTDPETCVTVLDCMRRYVSWIDIGLIVNDAFIPLLFELILVDGLLEQLRAAAAGCVLAVVSKRMDAHSKLSLLKSLQISRVFGLVSDDNDSDLVSAIAALITGYAVEVLECSKRVNTEDAKVISMELLDEVLPTVFYVMQNCEMDAAFSIVQFLSGYVATMKTHSSLQENQMLHISQILEVIRTQIRYDPMYRNNLDMVDMIGVEEESRMLEFRKDLFVLLRNVGRVAPEVTRIFIRNSLASAISSSSDKNAEEVEAALSLLYALGETMSDEAMRVGNGLLSELVTNLLSTRFPCHSNRLVALVYLETIARYMKFIQENVQCIPLVLAAFLDERGIHHPNIYVSRRASYLFMRIVKLLKSKLVPFIETILQSLQDVVARFTSMNLASREPAGSEDGAYVFEAIGLLIGMEDVSLEKQSDYLSSLLTPLCQQVEVTLMNAKALNPDESSLQLANIQQIIVAINALSKGFSERLVTSSRPAIGHMFKQTLDVLLQILVVFPKVEPLRTKVLSFIHRMVDTLGASVFPYLPKALEQLLAESEPKEMVGFLLLLNQLICKFSTLVRDILEEVFPTIAGRVFSAIQRVVDSSVTETNTEEIRELQELQKTLYTFLHVIATHDLSSVFLSPRSRDYLTSIMQLLLHTSCHHKDIVTRKACVQIFIKLIKDWCAKSSGEEKVPGFKSFIIETFATNCCLYSVLDKSFEFGDANTLVLFGEIVLAQKVMYEKFGDDFLVHFVSKGFPSPQNLAEQYCQKLKGNDIKALRSYYQSLIEHLRVQQNGSLVFR; from the exons atGGACGATGTAGAAAAAGCAATATTGATTAGCTTTGATGAATCAGGTGCCATAGATTCAGAGCTAAAATTACAAGCGGTGAACTTTTGTCAGAAAATTAAAGAAACCCCATCAATATGCAGCCTTTGTATTGAGAAGTTGTGTTTTTGCAAGCTCGTTCAGGTTCAGTTTTGGTGTTTACAAGCTTTGCAGGAGGTTATTAGGGTAAAATATGGGTCCATGAGCTTGGAAGAGAAGAACTTTATCAGGAAGTCGATTTTTTCTATGGCGTGTTTAGAAGGTATCAATGATAAGATGTGTGTTGTTTTGGATAGTCCTGCATTTATAAAGAATAAGCTTTCTCAGGTTTTGGTCACTTTGATTTACTTTGAGTACCCTTTGATTTGGTCATCTGTTTTTGTTGATTTCCTGCCCCGTTTGAGTAAAGGGGCTGTGGTGATAGATATGTTTTCTCGGCTTTTGAATGCATTAGATGATGAATTGGTTAGTATGGATTATCCACGGACTGCTGAAGAAGTGGCAGTTGCAGGAAGGGTAAAGGATGCAATGAGGAACCAGTGTGTGCCTCAGATTGTCAGAGCATGGTATGACATTGTGTCTATGTATAGGAATACCGATCCTGAAACTTGTGTTACTGTTTTGGATTGTATGCGGAGGTATGTTTCCTGGATTGACATTGGGTTGATTGTGAATGATGCATTTATTCCACTATTGTTTGAGTTGATTTTGGTTGATGGTTTGTTGGAACAACTTCGTGCTGCTGCTGCTGGATGTGTTTTGGCAGTAGTTTCCAAGCGAATGGATGCGCATTCTAAATTATCTCTATTGAAGAGTCTTCAAATAAGTCGAGTTTTTGGTTTGGTGTCTGATGATAATGATTCTGACTTGGTTTCAGCAATAGCAGCCTTAATTACAGGGTATGCAGTGGAGGTTTTAGAGTGTTCCAAAAGGGTGAACACAGAAGATGCTAAGGTGATTTCCATGGAGCTTTTAGATGAAGTTTTGCCAACGGTTTTCTATGTAATGCAGAACTGCGAGATGGATGCAGCATTTAGTATTGTCCAATTTCTTTCAGGTTATGTTGCCACCATGAAAACCCATTCTTCTTTGCAAGAGAATCAAATGCTTCACATAAGTCAGATCCTCGAAGTGATTCGTACACAGATTCGTTATGATCCCATGTACCGCAATAATCTTGATATGGTAGATATGATTGGGGTGGAAGAAGAAAGCAGGATGTTGGAATTTAGAAAGGATTTATTTGTATTGCTACGGAATGTGGGTCGAGTAGCACCTGAAGTTACTAGGATCTTTATCAGAAATTCATTAGCTAGTGCCATTTCATCATCATCAGACAAGAATGCGGAAGAGGTAGAAGCTGCCCTTTCCCTTTTGTATGCACTTGGAGAGACGATGAGTGATGAGGCAATGAGGGTGGGAAATGGACTATTAAGTGAACTGGTAACAAATCTTTTATCAACAAGATTTCCTTGCCATTCCAATAGGTTAGTTGCCCTTGTCTACTTGGAGACTATAGCAAGGTATATGAAGTTCATTCAGGAGAATGTACAATGCATTCCTTTGGTTTTGGCTGCCTTTCTTGATGAAAGAGGTATACACCATCCAAACATTTATGTGAGTCGCAGGGCCAGTTATCTGTTCATGAGGATTGTAAAATTGCTGAAATCTAAGCTTGTGCCTTTCATAGAGACAATTTTGCAG AGCCTGCAAGATGTAGTTGCTCGATTTACAAGTATGAATCTTGCATCAAGGGAACCTGCAGGATCTGAAGATGGTGCTTACGTTTTTGAG GCAATCGGCCTATTGATTGGAATGGAAGATGTGTCACTGGAAAAGCAATCCGATTATCTCTCTTCATTGCTCACTCCTCTCTGTCAACAG GTCGAAGTAACATTGATGAACGCAAAAGCATTGAATCCAGATGAATCTTCTCTACAACTTGCTAATATCCAGCAAATAATCGTGGCAATTAATGCTCTAAGCAAG GGTTTCAGTGAGCGCCTTGTGACCTCTAGTCGACCTGCAATTGGTCACATGTTTAAGCAG ACATTGGATGTTCTTCTACAAATTCTTGTTGTATTTCCAAAGGTAGAGCCTTTGCGGACTAAG GTTTTATCATTCATACACCGTATGGTGGACACCTTAGGAGCATCTGTGTTTCCTTACCTTCCGAAGGCATTGGAGCAACTACTTGCAGAAAGTGAG CCGAAAGAAATGGTCGGTTTCCTCTTACTGCTCAATCaacttatatgcaaattcagcACCTTGGTCCGTGACATATTGGAAGAAGTGTTTCCTACTATTGCTGGTAGGGTATTTAGTGCCATCCAAAGGGTTGTTGATTCTTCAGTTACGGAAACCAATACGGAG GAAATTCGTGAATTGCAGGAACTTCAAAAGACGCTATATACTTTTCTTCATGTGATAGCCACACATGATCTCTCTTCCGTTTTCCTTTCCCCCAGAAGCCGGGACTACTTGACTTCAATCATGCAGTTGCTGTTACATACATCTTGCCACCATAAGGATATTGTTACAAGAAAG GCTTGTGTACagatatttatcaaattaattaaagaCTGGTGTGCCAAGTCATCTGGTGAAGAAAAG GTACCTGGTTTCAAAAGTTTTATCATAGAGACCTTTGCCACAAACTGTTGTTTGTACAGTGTGCTTGACAAATCCTTCGAGTTCGGTGACGCAAATACT CTTGTTTTATTTGGAGAAATTGTGCTGGCTCAGAAAGTGATGTACGAGAAGTTTGGGGATGATTTTCTTGTTCATTTTGTATCAAAAGGATTTCCATCCCCGCAAAATCTGGCAGAGCAGTATTGCCAAAAGTTGAAG GGTAATGATATCAAGGCATTGAGATCGTATTATCAGTCACTTATTGAACATTTACGAGTCCAGCAGAATGGAAGCCTTGTTTTCAGATAG